The Juglans microcarpa x Juglans regia isolate MS1-56 chromosome 8D, Jm3101_v1.0, whole genome shotgun sequence genomic sequence CTAGATATCATTAGATTGAATGGTCTTGttatttcttgaaaactaatcatttgtATAGAAGTCTCTGGTTCTTGACGAACCATCGTCTTCTTGAGCTTATGaatatatttctctttaagctcaggatttgtaatttgggaaatcaaaattaataaaagattttcttcttcttcagttttgattaaaatattgattgttTTACTCAAAGATTGGCAACAAGATTTATTGCAATTGCAACCAAGTTTACTACTAGAAGAATCAGGATactcagtttctgagtgatattctgaatcactaaaACTAAACTCATGAATGttagatgatgaggaagattaTGTTTTTAGGAGTCGAAACAATTCTTCTTGATCATTGACATCTATATTTAACTGATTAAgcttttttttgaatttattggaCTACTAAGGATATTTATTAGCAAAATGCCCAGATTTGCCACaattataacattttctttttgaaaaactctttttcttaggaaaagattttttgtaaaaatcatcATGGTATTTTCTCCTTATcccaccatgaggtttagaaaattttttagaatatttatgcTTTCGCCTAGATGGAGCAATAGGAGGAACTCCCAATTTTTTTACCTAAATAATTTAGTCATGATGTCATCATTTAATATTGACTCACCTGGATGATCTTTAATATCACGCAAGAATATGTATAATAACACTATAACAGAAAGgctcttttgggatgaaaattttcgtccgAAAAGATAgtcatttcatcccaaaatacttTTTGGGACGATAAAAAGTCGTCTCGAGCTCGTTCCAACaacactgtgccaaaaggtatatTAGGACGAAAAttaccatttcgtcccaaagaatatcttttgggacgaaattgaaggaaaccgttcgaacacattcgaacgggtctaaggtttattttgatgaataaacAATGTAAGATATGCTaacatatgtcaaacaataataacatattatttatacaacaaaaacataactattaggtattatttaaagatttaatagtattttaatttaaatattaattttattagtttagaattaactatttaagtgttattaaatcctaactatttgtattttaatttaaagatttagtagtattttaatttacaaacttcattttattaatttagaattaactatttaagtattattaaatcttaactatttgtattttaatttaaagatttggtaatattttaatttacaaacttcattttattaatttagaattaactatttaaatgttattaaatcctaactatttgtattttaatttaaagatttagtagtattttaatttacaaacttcattttattaatttagaattaagtatttaagtattaataaatcttaactatttgtatgttaatttaaagatttaatagtattttaatttaaatacttaattttattaatttagaattaactatttaaatgttattaaatcctaactatttgtattttaatttaaagatttagtagtacatataatttacaactatccttatatatttgtattctaactataaatacattgatgtatagtttacgttcgaacggtgataaactatgttcgaacataacataCACATTTGAATGGTAATACTAACCCGTTCAAACGAATTCATTCCAGATTTCAGTCGTCTTCAATAACGgaaaactccattaatcacGAACTCAcagcaacacaaacaacaatatcaagagcatataaattttcaagattgcaaaatattatattcaaaccaaaatgagaatataaaaggtatacctgaatttttggagatgaaaatgcAAGGAGATTATATTAGATGCCGTGCGAAGGACCTCCCAACAAGTAGTAATGCGGGAATAATTGAGTGAGATAAAAACTCTTTTGAGTTTGGGGGCTAGATTAAGGAAGAATTATACCTGGTGTCGCGAAGGGTCTCTGTTTCTTAAGAGACTGAGAGTGGCGCGCGGGAGGAGAGCGagattgtgaggttctgtcgtaTATTTGCAGAAGATTTCCTGTTCGAACGGTGAAAATATGTAGTGGGAAAAAATTCCCTCCtaaattttcacgttcgaacatataaatAGTATGTTCGAACAGTAATGGATGCATTCCTGCTCAAACATTAACCGTTCAAACGTTTATTGTTAGCAATTCAAATGGTTTGGTAAATGTTtactaatatgttttttttacactataccttcaaataaaataacaacattaatatatatagacatattagataatactatagtttagtaacatagtaatatcatattataatatataatcgatagtgtcatctaattagactatgacacaaatatattatattaatatattagactatatataacatatatatagtatcatatataatgtcatctatagtTGTAGCATATATAGCGTCATCTAATTAGACGataacacaaatatattatattaatatattagactatatatataacatatatatagtatcatatcatctatagtactagcatagatagtgtcatctaattaaaccataactaaaatataatatgttaatatattagactatatagataacatatatatagtatcatatatagtttcATCTAACtagattataactaaaatatattatgttaatatattagactatatatataacatatatatagtatcatatataatgtcatctatagtactaccatatatagtatcatctaattagaccataaatacttaattaatatcttaatatattagaccatagataacatatatatagtatcatatatagtgtcatctaattagactataactaaaatataatatactaatatattagtataatatttaaatgtattgaagtaaaccgttcgaacgtattttaaccgttcgaacggtattgcATAAATAAGTTCTCGCGGACGGTCATTTTCACGGACGTTTGAACTATTAACAAAACTTTGTTTTCTCCAAGTGAACCGTCCATCTCCGCCTTTAAAGCCACCGTCGCCATCACGAACAGTATCCAGTCGAAGCCTCTTCCTCTAAACACCGGTATGCtatttttctaactattttaccgtttaaatttaggtttttgatggattatttgtttaaattaggataaaacaatttatccaTCAATACTCACCGTAGATTTGCTTAAATCCATTGTAGGAAAGTTTATTTAAGTCTCTTTGTATTTGTTTGTTGAAAAATCGATGGAATCGAAGGATTCCATGGATTTCAATAGTTGAGTCGATTCAGCGTAGTCGCTGAGTTAAATTCACATACCGTTCGAACGCTGATTATGGCGTTCGAACGATACTAACCAAACATGTagtataccgttcgaacattgttttatacgttcgaatgaTATACAAGCCAAACATGTTTGCATACCGTCCGAACACTATTTTAAGTGTTCGAACggaataattaattttagtaataTTAGTGAATCGgtgtttttatttcatattgtagttctattaaatcttaataagaatagatattatattataattaaattaatatagaaatttatcacattttgttaaatatttaattctattaatattaatctaattaatattaaataatgtgatattatttttataaaattctgttGTTCACAATGTCtcactttattaaattactattcgtatgtaatttagtgattagttatttattatattcttatcgttaattttgtattgataaactctttaattgtaaattttaggTTGATTAAAACGTCTTCTTCTAGGATGGGATGTAAGCGACGCAATCCAGCTGAGACTAGTATCAATCCAGGCAAGGAGAGGACTATTTCACTAGAGTGACAAGTGAAGTTTTCTGACTTGTAGAGTCTTGtctgggagggtcattccctgcCATCAATCTTCAGCGATCGTGATTGGGGACCTATCTTAGATGAGCGGGAGGAATCATGGGAGACCGTCTCCTATATTGACATTGTTTCTGAGTTCTATAGAGAGCTCGATGGTGCCAGTCCAGATGAaggaggggcatacaggatctcTGTCCGAGGAGTTTCAGTTGTATTTTCACGGGAAGGACTCGCTGAGCATCTTTGTATTCCTAGGCTGCTAGATGCATATCCAAACGTGGTGCCTAAAGAGTCTGATCATTTAGCTGAGGCGAAGACAGCTGAGCAGGAGGCACCAGTTTATACAAATGAGGTCGATACCCTTGCTAATCATGAGGTGAGAGATttggttgttggtccagatgctccctCGTATGACGGGACGAAGAGCATCAGGCAGGCTgatctatcttctttcttcaagatcttgAATTTGATaatcgccaacaatattgacaaTCGGCAGCACAAGACAGTGGTTGGCATTGACCAGACAAAATTTAttatacgggtcgctcgtggtaTTCCTATCGACCTGCTGGGGTATATATTTTCAACGGATATACTGCCATTCGAGATTTTGATCACCCGATTTCTGCTATTTGTCGGTGTCGTGCCTGATGTTGTCGAGCGTAAACGGGAGCCGATGAGACTGATCAACATCACCACCCTCTCATACAGCACGAGACACTCAAGACTGCGTCTTCGTGGATATGTTCCAGACTCGGTTGATtctcagagagatgcacagctgAGTGATCATGAAGTATCGGCCGTTAGGACATCCAGACAGACTGAGGCATCAGTACATAACGCTACTTGTGAGGACAAGGCCGAGGTCATGCGTGCAGCTATCAGCAGATAGACATCAGCGTTGATTGATGCAATGCGTATGGAAGTCAGTTCTGCTGTGTCTAAGTTTCATATAGAGATTACGGGTACCATCTCTGAGTTACGTACGAAGTTCGATGCAATGTCTGCAACTCAGGTAACCATCACTACTCGATTGACACAGATAGAGGAACgcttagctgcagtcgaggaagTGTGCAAAGAGTTGGGGTCTTAgtactttctatcttttatttatttattttttttgtttttagaatggacaatatttagtgttttgtaaattcagtatttaattatgaattagtattagtttatattttctaaattaattattgattgatattattcctattatttaattgataaattttttataattactagttaatataaatataattctctttaaaaaaaaacatatgatcaccGTTCGAACCATGCAAATAAAATTCGAACGTTGAATATTGTACATTCAAACGGTAGATCAATTTTCCGCTATAATAATGTTAATTAACGCGCCAGATTGCACGTTCGAACAATGCTAATTTATCATTCGAACGGTGAAATTGTATGTTAGAACGTAAAGCAGTTTCCcgctataataattatacttaatctaccaaaatttacgttcgaacagtgctgattaatcattcgaacggtgaaaattgtacgttcgaacggtagaACAATTTCCcgctataataatattacttaacatgccaaaatgtacgttcgaGCGGTTAAATTTAACCGTCCGAACATTAAAACATTACATTCGAATGGTTTCATTATTAGGGACAAAATATTTTGTCTCTAATTATCCCGTTCGAATGCATTCGCACGGTTTTGTTCTTCCGTCATTTTTTTAAGACgaaatatgaaatttgtctctaaatctcactttttgggacgattttcatttcgtttcaaaagaaaatcgtcccaaaaagtcttttttgttgtagtgtaatatgatgaataacactatttaaaatcttttatatcatAGGCTatttatgtgatatattttgatttagaatataaattttaaaatttaaatattacaaatcaaattaggCCATATAAATAATGTAGGGTGTAAAGGTTTTCAAAATGTGCTACTCAGCAGAGAcaaaactttcttaaatttttacataaaatacaataaaaaatttaactttttcaaatttcgaaataataataatataaaaaaataatagtaattttAAGTTCTTTGATGTTTATCTAATCTGGCCTATATAATATCCATAAACAATGCTGCATTTGATGTAATTTATCGTATTTAATTAACATGTTTTaagaatgaaaaatgatgtggtttttaattaactaaaataagaATGATTAATTGAGACATGAAAAATCTTACATGGTAAAATACTTAATTTCTAAGGAATTGACCCTAGTTCCTAGCTACGTACTGCATGGGAACCtgcatttttatcattttctataaataaatagaatagtcaacacatcatgatcatcagtgtcatttctcttccttcgtgcatgcatgcatgctaaagAAACCGACCAGATTAATAATGCATACGAACAACATGATTCTTCTTAATTTTGAGAGGACACATACCAAACATTTCTGAAATTTGTTACAAACAGTTTTGCGTCTCTGGTCCGCCATAAATGATCATTAGAACCACTAATTAAGgcctaaggccccgtttggaggTTGAAATATTGGTCTCAAtctatatcatttcatttcatcttatcttatctcaaaatCTAAACATCATTCAGATACaaatacttttaatttcaaattctcaaattttcaatttttttatttaatcattacctaatcattacaactttctcaagctatttcactattatttacagatttctcatctcaacatccaaacaaggccccttgatttagaagatatattttaaaatttaaatcttacaaattaaattatgccaATGTGAATAGTATGTATTGTAAAGGCTTTTAAATAGTACTACTCTATTTTCTACTCTTAATGGTGTTCTGAAAATCATAATGTAGTAGGTTGGGATGGTGCGGTTAGGATAGTGAactgaaatgagatggttttagattaaagttgaaagttaaataaaatattattagaatattattttttaatattattattaatttaaaaattaaaaaaattaaattatttattatattttgtgtaaaaatttaaacaaattataatgataaaatgaaatactttGATTATCCTTACGAGGCCTAAGTTTCAACTTATTGGTTTAAAAGAATTTTGTGAACACCATTGATGAGAATAAAGTACGAAATTATGTGAAGCTCAACCCAAGACTTGAAGCCCATCTCCCCTCATACTCCCAAACGACATTGTTTCATGTCTAAGGGTTAAAAACCTTAActatctttttcctcttcttttcttctctctccctcccttctcttGCACACCATACCATCATCCCTACAACCTATGAGCTCTGCTCCACAACCCATGCCCGCCATGAGCTCGTTGGCCACACTTCTTCTGATCCGTTCATCTAGCAAACCCCCCTccgatttctctctctctctctctccttcactTCGTCGTCAATCTAGCAAGTCGTGGTCGCTGTCCACCATTCGATGCTAGCAACGGTGAGGATTCCCTACAAGCTTGTCACTGTTAGTAAGTCGTCCCTCGATATCCCTGTTCCTCAATCCCTCATTTGATTTCCTTTCTCTCTAGTGACTCTCCCTCTATCTCTCTTGTAGCTCCTCCTCAACCACTTGCCTTGCAGTCCAACATTAGCCATGGTGGGCTCCTTGATCTTGACCTTCATCCCTCAGATCCCTccgttttctctctcctcatcTCACTCTGTTTCTTTTTCCTAGAGTTCCACCATGTGCTACAGTGGTCTGCCGCCCTCAAGTGCTCACTGAAAGTCGTCCGACCACCCACCACCTCCATCCTACCTCTCGGCCTCACCCTTGTAAGAAGCCATATTTTGATTTcgacttttctctctcttaggATTTTCTGACGTCGCCAGCTACCACCAACCACCACGGGCTTCTCTCTATTAGACCCTCTATTCTTACAAATTGTCTCCATCTCGTTCATCACTGTAAGACCACTATTAGAATCCAAATCCGCCACTATCCACTATGCCCTGCCACCTTCATACTCTGCCCCTCCAAACGCAACCATAGTAAGCCCTTCTGCCTATTGCCTCgtactttaaattttttgtcaTGTTCAGATCAGTCTAACTAACTTTGTCTGTCTGTGCAGCTACATGTGCATGCACCCACACTGTTTCCTCTCGATTTGAGAGGAATCACTACGATCGGCAACTTAGGACTCAGCACGTCACGATCATCCATAATGATAGAAGCTTGAGAAAAAAGAGAGCATTACTACGAAGATTTGGGGATCCAATAAGGAGAAGTAGTCTTCAATGAAAGGAACCATGGATTGAATTCGAAACCTTTTCCAACCACTTGGTTTTTATTCTTGTCTATGCACTTAGTTTTGATAATGGGAACGTGATCCCCATCATCTGGAATATTGTACAGTTTTACCTCAAATACATGTTTTACAAAAgtgaatatataaattaatatattagaatgcaatacatcaaattgtaaaatattttttattataaattaaatttaacaaatcacGTCAAATTACTTCGTTATGGAATTAACAAATTATCAATCTAGGTTGTTGCCCTTGCGGTTAtttagtgtaaaaaaaaaaaaaaatcaatactttTGTGGTTCTGCCAAAATGTGAATACCCATCCTATTTGGTCATTGTAACTCTAAAATTAACAATCATTTAACAATgaattcctttcctttcatggGACACATTACACCAAATTATTTGAAGGACGAAAAGATTAATTTGAACTGCAAAATGAACACATCTTTGACTACTACATCATGTAGAAATGGATACGATTAATAGCTCAAGTACTTTAGAGACGAGTTAAGTAATGATCTGCATCAATGTGCAACTTTTCCATGTGTAGATTTTTCCTCTCTCCACTTTCTTTCTTGTGAAAGTTTTTTTGCTAATCTGCAAAACAGTTTTATGATGCACACTTAGTTTGATAGCAAAATATGATTAAAGATATGCTACAATGCACATGCAAGAAAGGTTTTCCATACTTTCTCAAAGCCTCCTCATTTGTGCCACAGTTTTTAACTGGTTCTGATAAACCCGTCTCTAAATTCACCCTTGATACTGGTTTCTTCAATAAGTTCTCCCCTATCTCTACGAGTTTGTTCAAGTTCTCTTTCGTAGACGCATCAACTGAAGCTTCAGTCCCAGTCAATGTGTCATCCTAACCACAgcatttcataaaaatagtTATCAACTTGGAAATTTTAAGACTCAATAATTCTTGGATGAATTAAAAACCTAAAGAAGAGTTTCTTACTTGAATTCTGAGGTAATTCTCTTCGGAATGAAGGGCTTGGAACACCACAGCTAGGTTCAAATCTACCATATCTCCACTTGATTGAGTAAACACATCCACCAATGGTACTGAACCACCATGAAGTAACCAGCTCAGAATTCCCCACTTGGCTACCATTTTTGCATTGTATCTTTTTTCTATCTTTCCTGTACCTGTGCCTATTGAGATTACTAGAAAGCGACCATAATCCGTGGATTTGATTGGGAAGAAATTAGGATTTGCATCATTGATCTGTTTAGTCACTTGGTTTATGGCCACTAGAGCCTGGACCATGGGAAACAGATAAAGATAAGCTTAATATTTTGGAACTTTGATGTTGAAACTTTTGGAAAACAcactaaaatgataaaattgtaCCGGATTGTTTGCAACAACACCACCATCTATAAGATTGAATTCTCTAACATTTCCTACATCATTTTGGTGCTTGAAGTGATGGGCAGGGAGGTAGGTTGGAGCTGCCGAAGTGCCTATGCATATGTCTGACAGTCGAGCATTCAAACAGGAGTCTTTTTTCGCCTGCACAAAGTAAGAATAGGTAAAAACAATGATCTCAAGTTTAACAAACAACGATTttctatagagagagagagagagagagagagagagagagatcaaaccTCAGACGTTGAGAAAATGGTTGGTTGTAGTTGCTTGATATCAAAAGTTGGTATAACAACGTTGGTCAATGTGCTATCCAGTCGAGTTCCCCCTAATTTCTCTCTTAGAATCCGGTGAAGGTATTTCCCGTCATATTTGGGTCCTATCAGGGATCTGAATGTGTTTTTGATTGCTCCATATATGCCGCtgtaataaagaaaaacaacacAATATGCTCATCCAGTTAATATTAAAGTATCAAGAATGTGAAAAGGCGTAGTTTTGCACAGCATATAGAGCTGCATGCTTTTGCGCTATCTGATGGAGGGAGGGTTTAAAGCATGAAGAGTGGTACCTCTCCTGTGGGAAAATCTGAGGGCCGTGTTGAAGATAGAAGGGCTTGATATCCTTAGCATCAAAAAGAGGTCGATTCTTTTCATTTGGAGCAGCTAGCATGGCGGTAACAAGACCACCTGTGCTTGTTCCTGCAATCACATCGAAGTAGTCTACAAGTCTAACTTCCTCACCATCCAACTCCTGCGCCATTGTTATATCAAACTTGTTAGTAGTGTACATGGTGacgctaatacatatatatatggttgtatATGTCTTTTTGTAAACAAAAAGTAATCATATATATACCTGAAGTTGGGATTCAAGGAAAGCAAGTATAGTTGCAGGGATGATCCCCCTGATGCCACCCCCATCAATGCTTAGAATGGTGATCAAGTTCTTTGATGTTGGCTGCTGATCAGGATGAACCGACATTGTGTTTTCCATGGAAAAGATGAAATTAATGGGTAATTACTCGATCGAAGTACTTTGATAGTAATtaagatgaagagaaaaagattgCCAACCCGTATTTATAGCCTTATGTTTGGATGACCATCTTCAAATAATTAATGTACATCAATTCTCCACGTGGGACatgttttttatgatttaataacatctagctagctagctactgcATACGTAAGAATGATCTAATGtgaaatttataattatgagagttaatgatatttgtaattatagaattcatagttattgtgcattttttttactaaaaagaataaatatgagacgtacgtgaaaaaataattttttaataataaattttattctttttcaaaaataatatataaaattttcacaaCTTATAGTTGtatatatctagtattattcaATTTGTTTGTCATATAATCGTCACTATAAATATGTGGTACGATcgataatgaaaaattaaataaaaaaacagaaacacGTGTTTGATACCGTCATATATgagtcatgcatatatatatatatatatatatatatatatatatttatatgcaacAGAATAAACTTCCGGTACAAGTGTTTTATAATGTTGCTGATCATCACGTGTTTAATTCAATATCCGGACTGTAAATAAGAACTTCAACTTCATACGTAAGTTTAGTCGAAGAAATCTGAGACGTTTGTACACGCGCGTGACATTCATTCATGCACGCACGTTTCAAATAAGGATCCTAATCctctattaattaatcaaacatTGCGCGCGGCAGAAGTACCTACGGAGAAATTAAGGATACTTGTTTTGTATTCAGTGTACAAACAATGATTCAGCTATAATCTTCAAACCATCAACCAAACAAGGGCAAAAAATAAGAGAGGGAATCATCTTTTCATTGTAAGGATACCAAACGAATCTGAACATACATCCATCAGAATAAACTAAAAACTAAGATTAAAGACGTAAAAATTTACTCATATCTACTCTGAGAACATGATAATGCTGCTAAagtgtttttggaaaaaaggtTGAACCCACAAAATCATAGATCTTTGTTCTTCCTTATGTGTTGACTACTTTAGATCATCCTTTTTGTGGGCCCGCAGTCCCAAATGACCTCATTTAATCGGACCTAATGATGATGTTGTTGATGGGAATGAAGATCAGCTTCACAAAGAACTCAACGAACCCTATCACCACAAATCCAATTGCAGTACGGAACGCAACCTTTGTAAACTCTTTGTGGTCAGGCTTGTCATAGCGCTTAATGAGGCGGATTCTATCCTTAGAGAATTCTCTGAGGGGGTCGAAGACTGAGTCTATAgcatccattttctttttctgggttagataaaaaattaatttgtagaAGGACGAAAAAGGAAGAGTTTACTCTTCTTTGTCTCTTTCTAGACTCAGTCATCACAATTGTCGTGCATATTTTACAGAGAAGAAAGAGTGAAATCTGAGGAAGAATGACAAGAAGAAGAGATAGAAAAAATTTGATagagagtgagaaagagagggggggacgaaatgaagagagaataacatattctgaaaaaaataaagttttttattcacCCGGTTACGCGACGGTTGTCCCAACTggttgtaaatagaatttttgatatatatatatatgtatatgtagtTGTTAGCTTTCGCTCGGTCAccgttggttttatttttttattattattatttaatgattaagtaagcatattttaataatatcataatatttaaaaaaaaattaaaaatgttaaaaatatacatataaaaaaatacacaaaatcaaCTAGCAGAAACCAGCGGAATTCCCAACGTTGGCTCTACAGCCGCCCATaccaatatttttatgtaaataattcAGTCATGATGTCATCATTTAATATTGACTCATCCGGATGATCTTTAATACCAAGCaagaatagaataataaaatgatgaattacacgatttaaaatcttttatatcatACGATATCTAcgtggtataatttgatttaaaatataaattttaaaatttaaatattataaattaaatgaggCCATATAAATAATGTGGAGTGTAAAGGCTTTCAAAATGTGCTACTTGGCAGAGacaaaacttttttaaatttttacataaaatacaataaaaattttaacttttttaaattctgagataataataatattaaaaaataatattaattttaaattctttgaTGTTTATCTAATCTGGCCTATATAatatccataaacaatttcaatgtGCTATGTACTGCATGGGAACCtgcatttttatcattttctataaatatgtaGAGTAGTCAACACATCATGATCATCAGTGCCATTTGTCTTCCTTCgtgtactgcatgcatgctaaAGAAACCGACCAGATTAATAATGCATATGAACAACATGATTCTTCTTAATTTTGTGAGGACACATACCAAACATTTCTGAAATTTGTTACAAACAGATTAATAATGATCATTAGAACCACTGACTAAGGAGCCTAAGGCCCTCGTTTGGAGGTTGAGATGTCTCAttctttttatctcatctcattttatctcaacatttaaacatcattaaaatacaaacactttcaattttaaattatcaacttttcaattttttcatctaatcattacctaatcattacaactttcttaaatatttcactttatttacagatttctcatatcaacatccaaacaaggccAAGCTGATttggaatattaattttaaaaatcttacaaatcaaattatgtcaatgtagatatataaaatgtaaagaCTTTCAAATTGTATAACTCTATTTTTTACTCTTAGTTGGGATAAGtctcaaaattataaatattgatagggttactactctCTTCCTacctatttactacttatagtgtatttgacgttttgtatttttttattattttcttttaagtatttttttaaca encodes the following:
- the LOC121242187 gene encoding protein transport protein Sec61 subunit gamma-like; the protein is MDAIDSVFDPLREFSKDRIRLIKRYDKPDHKEFTKVAFRTAIGFVVIGFVEFFVKLIFIPINNIIIRSD
- the LOC121243016 gene encoding patatin-like protein 2, whose amino-acid sequence is MENTMSVHPDQQPTSKNLITILSIDGGGIRGIIPATILAFLESQLQELDGEEVRLVDYFDVIAGTSTGGLVTAMLAAPNEKNRPLFDAKDIKPFYLQHGPQIFPQESGIYGAIKNTFRSLIGPKYDGKYLHRILREKLGGTRLDSTLTNVVIPTFDIKQLQPTIFSTSEAKKDSCLNARLSDICIGTSAAPTYLPAHHFKHQNDVGNVREFNLIDGGVVANNPALVAINQVTKQINDANPNFFPIKSTDYGRFLVISIGTGTGKIEKRYNAKMVAKWGILSWLLHGGSVPLVDVFTQSSGDMVDLNLAVVFQALHSEENYLRIQDDTLTGTEASVDASTKENLNKLVEIGENLLKKPVSRVNLETGLSEPVKNCGTNEEALRKLAKKLSQERKWREEKSTHGKVAH